The following are encoded together in the Lathyrus oleraceus cultivar Zhongwan6 chromosome 3, CAAS_Psat_ZW6_1.0, whole genome shotgun sequence genome:
- the LOC127127124 gene encoding (+)-neomenthol dehydrogenase: MEEAKLRCAVVTGSNKGIGFETVKILASNGIKVVLTARDEKKGNEAIEKLKEFGLSDNAMFHQLDVTDPTSITSLVDFVKTHFGRLDILVNNAGVSGVNPYETVGSTVDWEQLTQTYEMVQKCLRTNYYGVKETTEAFLPLLNLSNSPKIVNVSSQAGLLKNIQNQWAQKVFNDVENLTEEGIDEVLREFVKDFKEDSLENKGWPTFLSAYIVSKAAMNSYTRILAKKNPNLCSNCVCPGFVKTDINRNTGMLSVDQGAASVVRLALLPHGSPSGLFYIREQMSNF, encoded by the exons ATGGAAGAAGCAAAGCTAAG GTGTGCTGTTGTTACTGGGTCAAACAAAGGGATAGGTTTTGAGACGGTTAAAATATTGGCCTCAAATGGAATCAAGGTGGTGCTAACAGCTAGAGATGAGAAAAAAGGAAATGAAGCCATTGAAAAATTGAAAGAGTTTGGTCTCTCTGACAATGCTATGTTTCACCAACTTGACGTCACTGACCCTACTAGTATTACTTCACTAGTAGACTTTGTTAAGACTCACTTTGGAAGACTTGATATCTTG GTGAACAATGCAGGAGTTAGTGGTGTCAATCCCTATGAAACG GTGGGATCAACAGTTGATTGGGAGCAATTGACTCAAACTTATGAGATGGTTCAAAAGTGCTTAAGAACAAACTACTATGGTGTCAAGGAAACAACAGAGGCATTTCTACCCCTTCTCAACTTATCCAATTCTCCCAAAATTGTTAATGTTTCTTCTCAAGCAGGATTATTAAAG AATATACAAAACCAATGGGCTCAGAAGGTGTTTAATGATGTTGAGAATCTTACAGAAGAAGGAATAGATGAGGTACTAAGAGAGTTTGTCAAAGACTTCAAAGAAGATTCATTAGAAAACAAAGGGTGGCCAACCTTTTTGTCTGCATATATTGTCTCAAAAGCAGCCATGAATTCCTACACAAGGATTTTGGCTAAGAAGAATCCAAACTTGTGCAGCAATTGTGTGTGTCCTGGTTTTGTGAAGACAGACATCAATAGAAACACTGGCATGTTATCTGTTGACCAAGGGGCTGCTAGTGTTGTCAGATTAGCACTGCTTCCTCATGGTTCTCCTTCTGGCCTCTTCTATATTAGGGAACAAATGTCAAATTTTTGA